The following proteins are encoded in a genomic region of Amphiura filiformis chromosome 11, Afil_fr2py, whole genome shotgun sequence:
- the LOC140164990 gene encoding SEC14-like protein 2, whose amino-acid sequence MAALNGVNGDGAVLHSRELTIEHDELLRQFRVNVADILLPEHDDHYLLKWLKARKYNLKQAEKMLRDHIIFREKWKVDYLANEWNPPEVLRLYMAGGHFGFDKDGRPVFYQGLGTFDTYGILHSASRQDILRYTIRICEDIQRAIREQRNKHDKFIENITLIVDMDNVGAQIIWRPFLNIYSEMLKMFEANYPETLHSCFVINAPAIFTTAYNLVKHFLSDDTRGKINVVGRCYRHVLLSKIASAQLPVHYGGSAMTEDGNHKCGICFGGKIPTSYYLNNEQTQGKFSDIHISRGSAIQLAYDIHLQGTILRWEFLTGKNDVEFSVQYKETGTEEETTSPIVTKKRICSNFVPEAGGITCDQPGQYIIEFSNNYSWFRSKKVSYFIDIIHPEETDR is encoded by the exons ATGGCAGCGCTGAATGGGGTTAATGGAGATGGTGCTGTACTGCATAGTAGGGAATTGACTATTGAACATGATGAGTTACTGCGTCAG TTCCGCGTCAACGTAGCCGATATTTTACTTCCTGAACATGATGATCATTATCTTCTTAAATGGCTAAAAG CGAGAAAATACAACTTGAAGCAAGCTGAGAAAATGCTTCGTGAC CACATAATTTTCAGGGAGAAATGGAAAGTTGATTACCTGGCTAACGAATGGAATCCACCCGAG GTTCTAAGACTATACATGGccggtggccattttggatttgataaAGATGGCCGTCCTGTTTTCTACCAAGGATTAGGAACATTCGACACATACGGGATACTGCATTCCGCGTCTCGGCAAGATATTCTTAGATACACAATTCGTATTTGTGAAGATATCCAAAGAGCCATAAGGgaacaaagaaataaacatgacaaATTCATTGAGAATATCACATTAATAGTGGATATGGACAATGTTGGAGCTCAGATCATCTGGCGTCCATTCCTGAATATATATTCGGAGATGTTGAAGATGTTTGAAGCCAATTATCCGGAGACTCTCCACTCGTGCTTCGTTATAAATG CTCCAGCTATATTTACTACAGCATACAATCTTGTCAAGCATTTTCTGAGTGATGATACGAGGGGTAAAATCAACGTTGTAGGCC GTTGTTATAGACATGTTCTGCTGTCCAAAATAGCGAGTGCCCAACTTCCAGTTCACTATGGTGGATCAGCGATGACTGAAGATGGAAACCACAAGTGTGGG ATTTGTTTTGGTGGGAAAATTCCAACATCATACTATCTCAATAATGAGCAAACTCAGGGGAAATTTTCGGACATTCATATCAGCCGAGGCTCAGCCATACAACTGGCATATGACATCCATCTTCAAGGAACTATTCTACG gtGGGAATTTTTAACTGGAAAGAATGATGTTGAATTCAGCGTGCAATATAAGGAGACCGGGACTGAAGAGGAGACTACGTCACCCATAGTAACCAAGAAACGGATATGTTCCAACTTTGTTCCAGAGGCGGGAGGTATCACTTGTGATCAGCCGGGACAAT ATATCATAGAATTCAGCAATAATTACAGTTGGTTCCGAAGCAAGAAAGTATCGTACTTCATAGATATAATACATCCAGAGGAAACGGACAGGTGA
- the LOC140164991 gene encoding equilibrative nucleobase transporter 1-like: protein MLQVYNHTYTHVRSQFSEGTMAHTSIIKHILVTFCFLECLLLSGFIFGWSSLVYVFKELGYFHKYCNHSLANSSSSLRISNNVTTEDGLHNCHEQDAALDLVFTISAVGSMLCLFPLGAVIDRFGVIIGRVTSGSLLCFGLLLAAFTTPKLSELLFPACLAIASGGLLLLVVDIKIVANLKLRRKGTAIAFLDSAFDSSAFVTVVIQIAYNLGLHYRLSFFVILSLCTISMVTTLCTVLYSRASAPDTNDVPLEFADPQNKIDNAFDNPGLDNNGDIPTIPPDTNSDPVDKTLPITPTYQIEKRFPTLHSAMGSALFISLLIWMGLLHLRWTFFIGAFNVWIERLTDHDKILVNNYTFICNMIQFGGILTAPAQGYLLDRRIVSSSRDPLRDLKNCRLTFFITALIFSVFSLCVAIPVLQLQIVSFVLLSIARCFLYSLVSAFITFTFPTDYLGRLYGMTSIVNAVMTVIQFPLFVATEGSELGFYVNVIFLPITLLSFIHPVYLHFYIKNTLKPKLTGTSSTIRLEG from the exons ATGCTACAAGTTTACAATCATACATACACACACGTTCGGTCTCAGTTCAGCGAAGGCACCATGGCACATACAAGCATCATCAAACACATTTTGGTAACTTTTTGTTTTCTCGAATGTTTACTACTTTCTGGTTTTATCTTCGGTTGGTCCTCACTAGTTTACGTCTTCAAGGAGCTCGGTTATTTTCATAAATATTGCAACCATTCACTGGCGAATTCAAGCTCAAGTTTGCGGATCTCGAATAATGTCACAACAGAAGATGGCCTACATAATTGTCATGAACAAGATGCTGCTTTGGACCTGGTGTTTACCATATCAGCTGTTGGGAGTATGTTGTGCCTTTTTCCACTCGGGGCTGTCATTGACCGTTTTGGTGTTATCATAGGTCGTGTAACTTCTGG CTCCCTTCTATGTTTCGGTCTTCTCCTAGCGGCCTTCACGACACCAAAGTTATCTGAACTCCTCTTCCCAGCATGTTTAGCGATCGCCTCAGGAGGACTACTCTTATTGGTTGTTGATATTAAG atCGTTGCTAATTTGAAATTACGACGCAAAGGCACAGCCATCGCATTCCTGGACAGTGCCTTTGACTCGTCCGCCTTTGTCACTGTTGTTATCCAG ATCGCGTACAATTTGGGCCTGCATTATCGGCTATCCTTCTTTGTCATATTATCACTATGCACTATCAGTATGGTAACCACGTTGTGTACAGTTCTGTACTCACGTGCATCAGCGCCAGATACAAATGATGTTCCATTGGAGTTCGCAGATCCGCAGAATAAGATCGATAATGCTTTCGACAATCCAG GATTGGACAACAATGGAGATATACCGACCATCCCTCCTGATACCAATTCTGACCCTGTCGACAAGACATTACCCATAACACCAACCTACCAAATCGAAAAACGTTTTCCGACATTACATAGTGCTATGGGTTCTGCATTGTTCATCTCGTTACTGATATGGATGGGATTACTTCACCTCAGGTGGACGTTCTTTATTGGCGCTTTTAACGTATGGATTGAAAGACTAACAGATCACGACAAAATACTAG tgAATAATTACACATTTATATGCAATATGATACAATTCGGCGGGATATTGACTGCGCCTGCGCAAGGGTATCTGCTGGACAGACGGATAGTCTCAA GCTCCCGTGATCCTCTACGAGATTTGAAGAATTGTCGTTTGACATTTTTCATCACTGCTTTAATATTCAGCGTGTTTTCGTTATGTGTGGCTATTCCAGTACTCCAACTACAAATTGTCTCCTTTGTACTACTATCCATTGCAAGATGCTTTTTGTATAGTTTGGTATCAGCATTTATTACGTTTAC ATTTCCAACCGATTACTTGGGTCGTCTGTACGGGATGACTTCGATTGTCAATGCTGTAATGACTGTTATACAATTCCCGCTATTTGTGGCTACCGAAGGATCAGAACTCGGATTTTAC GTAAACGTGATCTTTTTACCAATCACTCTCCTTAGTTTCATCCATCCGGTTTACTTACATTTCTACATAAAGAATACTTTGAAACCGAAACTTACAGGAACCAGTTCAACGATTCGATTGGAAGGCTGA